In Isosphaera pallida ATCC 43644, the sequence CCCACCTTCCGCCTGGCCCTAGCCGCCGCGACCCGCGCCTGGGCCGATGCTCTCGATCGAGCCGGCGTTGAAGCCCGCGAACGACTGCTGGGACCCCACGCCCGAATCGGAGTGATCCTGGGGCAAATCCTGCTGCCCACCGAGACCGCGACCCGCTTGACCCTGCGACACTTGGCTGCGGAATGGCTCAAGCACGAGTCCGACCGCTCGCCTGGTTTGGCCGACGCCCCCTCCCCCTGGGATGCCGCGCTGCCGCCGGTGGACCCGGCCAACCTAGCCGTGGGCGGCTGGACCGCCACCCTGGTGGCCCGCTGGCTGGGCATCACGCGGCCCGTCGTCGCCTTCACCCTAGACGCGGCATGCGCCTCGTCGCTCTACGCGCTCAAGCTGGCGCGCGACGAACTGCTCGCCGGTCGGGCCGACCTCATGCTCTGCGGCGGAGTCTCCCGGCCCGATGCGCTCTACACCCAGATGGGGTTCAGCCGCCTGCATGCCCTCTCCCCCAAAGGCCGGCCCACCCCGTTTGACCAGTCGGGCGACGGCTTAATCGTCGGCGAAGGGGCCGGGGTATTCGTCCTGACCCGCTGGGACAAGTCGGCCCCTCTTGGCGAACGTCCGATCCGCCCCCGCGCCATTCTCGTCGCCGCCGGTCTCTCCAACGACCTGCGTGGCGGCCTGCTCGCTCCCTCCAGCGAAGGTCAACTGCGGGCGATGCGCGCCGCCTACGCCCAGGCCGGCTGGCATCCCGGCCAGGTCGATTGGATCGAATGCCACGCCACCGGAACCCCGGTCGGCGACGCAGTGGAATTGGAAAGTCTGCACACCCTTTGGCGCGAGGCGGGCGAACAGGGACCGCCCGGGCGCTGTCCGCTGGGTTCGGTCAAGTCCAACGTCGGCCACGCCTTGACGGCCGCCGGAGCCGCTGGTCTGCTCAAACTGCTGGACGCTCTCGAAACCCGGCGGATTCCTCCGACCTCGGGGCTTCGCAATCCCCTGCCTGCGCTCGATTCCCGATCGTCGCCGTTTCGGGTTTTGACCCGGGCCGAACCGTGGACGCCCCGCCACCCGGACCAACCCCGTCGCGCCGCGTTATCCGGCTTTGGTTTCGGCGGCATCAACGCTCATTTGCTCATCGAAGAAGCGCGGGAGGATTCCCCGAGCGTCTCGGCCGCAGGATCGCCGCGGCCGAGGTTCGAAGCCCCAACCACGCCTGCCCGAAACGAGGATCCGCCCCCCGCCCTGGCGGTGGTAGGCCTGGCGATCCGCACCGACCGTCACCCCGATCTCAACGCCGTGCGAACCGCGTTGTTCGATCCATCGCCTCCCCGCCTGGACGACCCCAAGGCCAAACCACCCCAGCGCGCCTACCGCATCGCGCCGGGACGCTTCCGCGTGCCACCCCGCGAACTTGAACAAGCCCTCCCCCAGCAAATTCTCGCCCTGGACGTGGCCACCCGCGCCTGGGAGGATGCCCACGGCCCAGCCGCGTCGGATCAAACCACTCGGCGGCACCAGGATCGAACCGACCATCCCCGCGTGGGAGGTTTCGTGGGACTGGAACTCGACCCGCGCACCTGCGACTTCCACGCCCGTTGGCACGCCGTTCTGTTGGTGCACGCTTGCGAGTTGGCTCAGGGCGGAACCCTCGACGACCAGACCAAGGCCGATCTGGTTCGGCGTTTGTCCCAAGGCGCGCATCCCCCCCTGTCGCCCGATCGGGTCATGGGGGCGCTGGGAGGCATCGTGGCCAGCCGGATCGCCCGCGAATTGCGGCTGGGCGGTCCCTGCTTCACCCTCTCCAGCGGCTCCACCTCGGGGCTGGACGCGCTGCGGGTGGCTGCCCAAGCAGTTCAACGCGGCGAACTCGAAGCTGCGGTGGTAGTCGCCGCCGACCACGCCCAGGATCCCCGGACCGCAGCACGTCTGGCCGCCTTGGGCGAGGCCGACCCCGGCCGTCATCGTCCCGCGGCCGCCGGCGTTGCGTTGATCCTCAAACGGTTCGACGACGCCCTCAAGGCCGGCGACCCGATCTGGGCAGTGATCGAGTCGGTTGGCCAGGCCCCCCCATTCTCGGGCCAAACCGATCCAAACTCGTCGATCTCTTCCGAAGAACAACGGTCCGCGGCCTCTGCCATGCGATTCGACGGACAGGGTCTCACCGAACGCCTCGGTGCGACTGGGGCGGCCGCGGGTTTGCTGGAAGTGGCCCGAGCCATCCTGGCGCTGCACGAGGATCTGCTGCCGCCAGGAGTGGGAACCGGACCCGACCGCGACCGTCCCCGCTTCTGGCTACGCAATCGCCAAGATGGTCCGCGTCGGGCCCTGGTGAGTCGTCCAGGCGATCTTGAATGCCATCAGGTGTTCCTCCGCGGTTGCGAACCCCGCCGCCGCGCCGCCTCGATTCAGCCCTTGGGACCACCCGCGACCCAATGGATCAGCCTAGGAGCCAACGACCAGGCCGGTCTACTCGCCGCGCTGGATCGCCTGGAATCAGCCGGTCCGATCCAACCCAGCACGTTTCAGCACATCGCATCCCAGCACGTCGGCCCGTGGCGGATCGCGCTGGGACTGACGCCCGGTCGTCCCGAAGATCACGGCGAATTGGTCGCAGCGGCACGTCGCGTGGTGACCGGCCAACCCCTCGCCGGAATGTCGAAGTGGGCCGCCCGGCTGGTCTGGACCGACCCCCAACTCATCGCGCCCTCCACCGACGCTCCCACCCAGCGTCGTCTGGCCTTCGTCTATCCCGGCACCGGAGCGCATTGTCTGGGCATGGGACGGGAGATCGCCGCGGCCTGGCCGGAAATTCTCCGCCGTCAGGATTCGGAGAATCAACGCCTGAAAGATCAATATCGCCCCGATCTGTTCTGGGAGTCGCGGGCGCTCCCGCGTCCCGCCGATCCCCGCGATTTGTTGCTGGCTCAGGTCGCCCACGCCACTTGGTTGACCGACTTTCTCATCGCCCACGGTGCCCGTCCCGGGGTGGCCTTGGGCTACTCGCTAGGCGAGACCTCCGCCCTGTTTGGCCTTCGAGTTTGGACCGACCGCGACGAGATGCTGGAACGGGTCGAAACCTGGCCACTCTTTCGTCACGACCTGGCCGGGGAGCAACGCGCTGCCCGTCGCGCCTGGGGACTGGCCGAGACCGAACCGACCGACTGGATCGCCGCCGTCCTCCCCGCCCCCCTGGAATCAGTGCGTCAGGCGCTTCAGGAAGCCGGCATACGACGGGTCGAGCCCCTGATCGTCAACACCCCCCGCCAAACCGTCGTCGGCGGTCCGCGCGGCGAAATTCTCGACCTGGCCCGCCGCCTGTGTCTGACCGATCGAACCGCCACCGCTGCGAACTCCCCGCCCCGCCGCCCGTCCGAAACCAACACCCCATCGGGGTCGCTCTCCCCAAGCCCGTCGCCAGCCTCCTGGTCCGAAGTGCCCGGCGTCTCGATCGCGCATTGTTCCATCGTAGAACTGGTCCGCGACGACTACCGCGCCATGCACCGTCTGCCCACCCGAACGGTCGAACCAACCGATCCCTTGTTCATCTCGGGGGCCACCGGCCAACCCTATCGCCCCGACACCGAATCGGCCGCCCGGGCGATCGTCGATCACGCCACCCGAGGCATCAACTTCCCCCTCGCCGTGGAAACCGCCTACCGTCTCGGAGCCCGCCTGTTCGTCGAAGTCGGGCCCGGATCAGTCTGCACACGTATGATCCAAGAAATTCTTGGATCTCGCCCCCATCTTGGAATTCCTTGTCAACCTCATGGCGTCGATCCCATCGAAGCGCTTCAGCGCACTTTGGCGACTCTCCACGTGAACCACGCCCTGCCACGGCTGGATTGGCACGCCGCTCCACCGTCGGATGTCACAGCGACGCCGTCGCCCACGTCCTCGCCCATCGTGATCCCCTACGACGCACCTCGCCCCGATTGGCCTGACCCGCCGCCTTGTTGTCTCCAACCCACTCGCGCCACCATGCCTTCCTCATCGTCGAGTCCTCCCCGATCCTTCAGCCCAACCGAACTCGAAACCAATCCCACCAGCGATTCCTGGAACAACGCGGTCGCCGATTCTCTGACCCAAGGAGGGGCCTCCCCATGCTTTTCGGAGTCGTCATCGGCCCCGCGACCGGTGGTCGTCGGGGACACTTCGAGCGACCAGGCCGACGAGTTCCCGGTTCGCCTGTGGCAAGGTATGGAGGCGGCCGCCGATCAATCAGCGCGGGCTCACCACGCCTTTTTGACCTTTTGCCGCAACCTAAGCGAAACCCTGGCCGTCCAAACCAAGCGGGTGCTGGACCTGGAACGCCATGACAGTAGCCCGGCCCAATCCAAGCCGCTAGAGATTTCGAGCTGCCATTGGGTGGACGGCGAACCTCGGAGAGGAGGCGATGCGTCCAGCGGAGCGTCCAAGGCCAAACCTTGGCTGGACCGCGCAGGCTGCCTCGCCTTCGCTGTCGGGCGAATCAGCGATGTGCTGGGGCCGGAATTCGCCGAGATCGACGCTCACCCCACCCGCGTTCGTCTCCCCGACGAACCCCTGATGCTAGTGGACCGGATTTTGGAGATCGAAGGGGAACCTAAGTCGCTGACGCATGGTCGCATCGTAACCGAACACGACGTGCGACCCGACGCCTGGTATCTCGATCACGGGGTCATGCCAACCTGCGTGGCAATCGAGTCGGGTCAAGCCGACCTGTTCCTTTCCAGTTGGTTGGGAATCGACTTCCGAACCAAGGGGGAGGCGGTGTATCGTCTGCTCGACGCCGAGATCGACTTCGCCCGCGGCCTGCCCCGCCCCGGCGAGACAATCCGTTACGATATCACCATCGACCATTTCTTCCGACAGGGAACAACATATCTTTTCCGGTTTCGATTCGATGGCACCATCGACGGCCAACCGCTCTGTCGGATGCGCAACGGTTGCGCGGGGTTTTTCACCCGTGAGCAGCTTCATTCTGGCCAAGGTCTCGTCTTCACTTCCCACGATCTGGCTCGTCGTCCCGGAGTCAAGCCGGCCGATTGGCGTCCCCTGGCACCCATTGAGTGCGTCGAATCCTACGACGCGGCGCAGCTCGACGCCTTGCGACAGGGCGACTACGCCGCGGCCTTCGGTCCGGCCTTCGCGGGGTTGAACCTGACGAACCCCTTGAGCCTGCCCGGCGGCCGGATGCGGACGATTCACCGGGTGGTAGAACTGGACCCAACCGGCGGACGATTCGGGCTGGGATCAATCAAGGCAGAAGCCGACATTCACCCGGACGACTGGTTTCTCACGTGTCATTTTGTTGACGACATGGTGATGCCGGGCACCCTCATGTTCGAGTGTTGCCTGCACACCCTGCGGGTCTTTTTGTTCCGTCTGGGTTGGGTGGGGGAGGCGACCCCCGAGGTCGCCTTCGAGCCGGTCCCCGGGGTCGGCAGCCGGCTCACGTGCCGTGGTCAGGTGACGCGGGAGACCCGTGTGGTCGGCTACGAGTTGACAATCAAGGAGATTGGGTATCGTCCCGAACCCTACGCGATCGCCGACGCTGTCATGACGGCCGACGGCAAGCCGATTGTTCGGGTGGAGACGATGTCGCTCCAACTCACCGGCCTCGATCGGGCAACGTTGGAGCGTCTTTGGGACCGTACGCCGGCTGTGACCATCGAAGCGCAGCGGGCGAGCGGTTCCGACAAAACAGCTCGTCGTCCGATGTACGATCATACGTCTATTCTCGAATTCGCGGTGGGTCGTCCCTCGGCCGCTTTCGGCGAACCCTACCGCGTCTTCGATTCCGAACGCATCATCGCGCGATTGCCTGGTCCACCCTACAACTTCTTGCATCGAGTCGAGAAGGTGGATGGTCCCCCTTGGGTGTTGACCCCAGGTATCGAAGCGTGGGGAGCCTACGACG encodes:
- a CDS encoding beta-ketoacyl synthase N-terminal-like domain-containing protein, which gives rise to MNPLATTTRLSDRPAESTRVAILGGGGLFAAATDPQTFRMLLERGDHALRPLPPHRVGRERPEDLLGPTSTDPDTVASLQAGWIDEEALDPHAAWRASGLPGTPGLDRAFVERLDPTFRLALAAATRAWADALDRAGVEARERLLGPHARIGVILGQILLPTETATRLTLRHLAAEWLKHESDRSPGLADAPSPWDAALPPVDPANLAVGGWTATLVARWLGITRPVVAFTLDAACASSLYALKLARDELLAGRADLMLCGGVSRPDALYTQMGFSRLHALSPKGRPTPFDQSGDGLIVGEGAGVFVLTRWDKSAPLGERPIRPRAILVAAGLSNDLRGGLLAPSSEGQLRAMRAAYAQAGWHPGQVDWIECHATGTPVGDAVELESLHTLWREAGEQGPPGRCPLGSVKSNVGHALTAAGAAGLLKLLDALETRRIPPTSGLRNPLPALDSRSSPFRVLTRAEPWTPRHPDQPRRAALSGFGFGGINAHLLIEEAREDSPSVSAAGSPRPRFEAPTTPARNEDPPPALAVVGLAIRTDRHPDLNAVRTALFDPSPPRLDDPKAKPPQRAYRIAPGRFRVPPRELEQALPQQILALDVATRAWEDAHGPAASDQTTRRHQDRTDHPRVGGFVGLELDPRTCDFHARWHAVLLVHACELAQGGTLDDQTKADLVRRLSQGAHPPLSPDRVMGALGGIVASRIARELRLGGPCFTLSSGSTSGLDALRVAAQAVQRGELEAAVVVAADHAQDPRTAARLAALGEADPGRHRPAAAGVALILKRFDDALKAGDPIWAVIESVGQAPPFSGQTDPNSSISSEEQRSAASAMRFDGQGLTERLGATGAAAGLLEVARAILALHEDLLPPGVGTGPDRDRPRFWLRNRQDGPRRALVSRPGDLECHQVFLRGCEPRRRAASIQPLGPPATQWISLGANDQAGLLAALDRLESAGPIQPSTFQHIASQHVGPWRIALGLTPGRPEDHGELVAAARRVVTGQPLAGMSKWAARLVWTDPQLIAPSTDAPTQRRLAFVYPGTGAHCLGMGREIAAAWPEILRRQDSENQRLKDQYRPDLFWESRALPRPADPRDLLLAQVAHATWLTDFLIAHGARPGVALGYSLGETSALFGLRVWTDRDEMLERVETWPLFRHDLAGEQRAARRAWGLAETEPTDWIAAVLPAPLESVRQALQEAGIRRVEPLIVNTPRQTVVGGPRGEILDLARRLCLTDRTATAANSPPRRPSETNTPSGSLSPSPSPASWSEVPGVSIAHCSIVELVRDDYRAMHRLPTRTVEPTDPLFISGATGQPYRPDTESAARAIVDHATRGINFPLAVETAYRLGARLFVEVGPGSVCTRMIQEILGSRPHLGIPCQPHGVDPIEALQRTLATLHVNHALPRLDWHAAPPSDVTATPSPTSSPIVIPYDAPRPDWPDPPPCCLQPTRATMPSSSSSPPRSFSPTELETNPTSDSWNNAVADSLTQGGASPCFSESSSAPRPVVVGDTSSDQADEFPVRLWQGMEAAADQSARAHHAFLTFCRNLSETLAVQTKRVLDLERHDSSPAQSKPLEISSCHWVDGEPRRGGDASSGASKAKPWLDRAGCLAFAVGRISDVLGPEFAEIDAHPTRVRLPDEPLMLVDRILEIEGEPKSLTHGRIVTEHDVRPDAWYLDHGVMPTCVAIESGQADLFLSSWLGIDFRTKGEAVYRLLDAEIDFARGLPRPGETIRYDITIDHFFRQGTTYLFRFRFDGTIDGQPLCRMRNGCAGFFTREQLHSGQGLVFTSHDLARRPGVKPADWRPLAPIECVESYDAAQLDALRQGDYAAAFGPAFAGLNLTNPLSLPGGRMRTIHRVVELDPTGGRFGLGSIKAEADIHPDDWFLTCHFVDDMVMPGTLMFECCLHTLRVFLFRLGWVGEATPEVAFEPVPGVGSRLTCRGQVTRETRVVGYELTIKEIGYRPEPYAIADAVMTADGKPIVRVETMSLQLTGLDRATLERLWDRTPAVTIEAQRASGSDKTARRPMYDHTSILEFAVGRPSAAFGEPYRVFDSERIIARLPGPPYNFLHRVEKVDGPPWVLTPGIEAWGAYDVDPKDWYFEAERGWPPRMPYAVLLESGLQLCGWLAAYQGSALTSPIDLSFRNLGGQAVQHRPVGSDAGTLHLWSRMTRFSQSGGMIVQWFDFAVSDERGPVLTGDTYFGFFSKVALARQVGIRESQPPSWTAAQRAEARAFARAFPRHAPFPDDRLRMIDQIEGVLPRGGSHGLGSIEGSMSIDPSSWYFQAHFHQDPVIPGSLGLESLLQLLKYLAADRWGVPASGFESMPPGTQHAWTYRGQAIPANRRVVTVGDVTAIDDHHRVLTGDGALLVDGLYIYQMKGFAVRVVD